One window of the Labeo rohita strain BAU-BD-2019 chromosome 9, IGBB_LRoh.1.0, whole genome shotgun sequence genome contains the following:
- the LOC127170833 gene encoding LOW QUALITY PROTEIN: protein mono-ADP-ribosyltransferase PARP9-like (The sequence of the model RefSeq protein was modified relative to this genomic sequence to represent the inferred CDS: deleted 2 bases in 2 codons) has product MSDKEQCRMPLVPEQAAILGQCRRDFCDAVNVKFKCTAVLHNVEQADHFGSKTRGVWRGEKRYSTKLSSGVEVSVWKDDLTRHKVEAVVNAANENLNHGGGLAQALCEAGGAMIQKWSDHHIHKVKKVKTGEAVLGPAGNLPCQYIIHAVGPKVSQNPTKKEIEHASPLLYNAINSILQIVVKENISSVAIPALSSGLFNFPRDLCADLIVKAIQQFHEFGGFQDKNVEIRLVNNDEPSIQEMERATRAMSDPTSTSPSYSGALQGRNQSMTSSSSGSLQLGKITLTLKKGYIQEEKADVIVNTIATNCDLSKGEISKAILNKAGKKIQEEISRMRNPINFSGGHLYSTNGHGLGCHSVYHIAMTYTSKTTLYSSVTECLRKAAQGYKSISFPAIGTGNLGFLKQDVAKIMMDAVAEFSKQYMNKLEVYFVVYPKDNEMLQAFENEMKKKKGAPNYPEVHNNLATSFTSAAKETTANETPTVEFYSVSNEALREAKEWTINMLQPSKTKIIKNNHVIHFGQEDHMYLLSLQTMLNVHIEEFFRNGKGGITITGNPLDVSCAAIKVEYLLCKAQEDFARTEECDILYSVVRWSCKINQIRRIICSILQK; this is encoded by the exons ATGAGTGACAAAGAACAGTGTCGTATGCCACTGGTTCCAGAACAGGCTGCCATTCTGGGACAGTGTAGAAGAGACTTTTGCGATGCTGTTAATGTCAAATTTAAATGCACAGCTGTTCTCCACAATGTGGAACAGGCTGACCACTTTGGTAGTAAGACAAGAGGTGTCTGGCGTGGTGAGAAGAGGTACTCCACAAAGCTGTCCAGTGGAGTTGAAGTATCAGTCTGGAAAGACGATCTTACCCGTCATAAAGTGGAGGCTGTGGTCAATGCAGCCAATGAAAATCTAAATCATGGAGGGGGTCTTGCGCAAGCACTGTGTGAGGCTGGAGGAGCAATGATCCAGAAATGGAGTGATCATCATATACATAAAgtgaaaaaagtgaaaactGGTGAAGCTGTACTTGGTCCTGCTGGAAATCTCCCATGTCAATATATCATACATGCTGTGGGACCCAAAGTGTCTCAAAATCCAACCAAGAAGGAGATTGAACATGCCAGTCCTTTGTTATATAATGCTATTAATAGTATCCTACAAATAGTtgtaaaggaaaacatttcctcTGTTGCAATTCCTGCTCTGAGTTCTGGCCTTTTCAATTTTCCAAGAGATCTCTGTGCAGACTTGATTGTAAAGGCTATACAGCAGTTCCATGAATTTGGAGGGTTTCAAGACAAGAATGTTGAAATCCGTCTAGTCAATAATGATGAACCCTCGATCCAAGAAATGGAGAGAGCAACTAGGGCGATGTCAGATCCGACCAGCACCTCTCCCTCATACAGTGGAGCTCTGCAAGGCAGAAACCAGAGCATGACCTCCTCTTCAAGCGGAAGTTTGCAGCTTGGCAAAATAACACTG ACCTTAAAAAAGGGCTATATTCAGGAGGAAAAG GCTGATGTAATTGTGAATACAATTGCGACAAACTGTGATTTGTCTAAGGGGGAGATTTCAAAAGCTATTTTGAACAAAGCTGGC AAAAAAATTCAAGAGGAGATTTCCAGAATGAGAAACCCCATAAATTTCTCAGGTGGTCATCTCTATTCCACGAATGGGCATGGATTAGGCTGTCATTCAGTATATCACATTGCAATGACATATACGTCCAAAACG ACTCTTTACAGTAGTGTCACAGAATGTCTGAGGAAAGCTGCTCAGGGATACAAGTCCATCTCCTTCCCAGCTATTGGTACTGGTAATCTGGGCTTTCTGAAACAAGATGTTGCTAAAATCATGATGGATGCTGTTGCAGAGTTTAGCAAACAATACATGAATAAACTGGAAGTTTACTTTGTTGTGTATCCAAAAGACAACGAAATGCTACAG GCAtttgaaaatgagatgaaaaagaaaaaaggagcaCCTAATTACCCAGAAGTACACAATAACTTGGCAACAA GCTTTACTTCTGCAGCTAAAGAAACCACAGCAAATGAAACGCCTACTGTTGAGTTCTACAGTGTCTCCAATGAAGCTCTGAGAGAAGCAAAAGAGTGGACAATTAATATGCTACagccatcaaaaacaaaaatcataaagAACAACCATGTCATACATTTTGGACAAGAAGACCATATGTATCTTCTCTCTCTCCAAACAATGTTGAATGTTCACATTGAGGAGTTCTTCAGGAATGGTAAAGGTGGCATAACCATCACTGGAAACCCTTTAGATGTCAGTTGTGCAGCAATTAAGGTGGAATACCTGCTTTGTAAGGCCCAGGAGGACTTTGCCCGAACTGAAGAATGTGACATACTGTATTCTGTGGTTCGCTGGAGCTGTAAAATT